A section of the Desulfurispora thermophila DSM 16022 genome encodes:
- a CDS encoding sulfite exporter TauE/SafE family protein — MEFHVAGVTVSPIALILWSIFVGYVFSTIGAAGGILAGVGHISIFGMKKANIVKPMNQMLTLVSPVIAAPLYFRERRLVVPAAIALGLGGIIGALLGSWLSHTYLPDMKSYKPFFGAITLFIAGRMWYEMLPSVKEKQKAVKKANKAFEDKVKELKAAGKLNELKEIGVQFQQMGLGNNVFTFGGETFRYNAISPFLAGLIVAVISAALGVGGGFLLVPYLTSILGFPMFVVAGTSVLSILVSSATSIANYIKMGSNLDWAMLSFELAGVIIGSYLGPVLSKYVKAEYLKGFLAVVLTYIGIGYTFGAIILKATGVKII; from the coding sequence ATGGAATTTCACGTGGCGGGAGTGACGGTCAGCCCGATTGCGCTCATCCTCTGGTCTATTTTTGTGGGTTATGTCTTTTCCACCATTGGGGCGGCCGGCGGTATTCTGGCCGGCGTAGGCCATATTTCAATTTTTGGTATGAAAAAAGCCAATATAGTCAAGCCCATGAACCAGATGCTCACCCTGGTCAGCCCGGTGATTGCGGCGCCGCTGTACTTCCGGGAGCGCCGCCTGGTGGTGCCGGCGGCCATTGCCCTGGGCCTGGGTGGTATTATCGGCGCTTTGCTGGGCTCCTGGCTTTCCCACACTTACCTGCCCGATATGAAGTCGTACAAGCCGTTTTTCGGGGCCATCACGCTGTTTATTGCCGGGCGTATGTGGTATGAAATGCTGCCCTCGGTAAAAGAAAAGCAAAAGGCCGTCAAAAAGGCCAACAAGGCTTTTGAAGACAAGGTGAAGGAGCTGAAGGCGGCCGGCAAGCTCAATGAGCTGAAGGAAATCGGCGTGCAGTTCCAGCAGATGGGTCTGGGCAACAACGTGTTTACCTTTGGCGGGGAGACCTTCCGCTACAATGCCATTTCTCCCTTCCTGGCCGGATTGATTGTGGCGGTGATCTCGGCCGCTCTGGGCGTGGGCGGCGGTTTTCTGCTGGTGCCCTACCTGACCAGCATCCTGGGCTTCCCCATGTTTGTGGTGGCCGGTACGTCGGTGCTGTCCATCCTGGTTTCTTCCGCCACCAGTATCGCCAACTATATTAAAATGGGCAGCAATCTGGATTGGGCCATGCTCAGCTTTGAACTGGCCGGTGTAATCATCGGTTCTTACCTGGGTCCCGTGCTTTCCAAATATGTGAAAGCCGAGTACCTGAAAGGCTTCCTGGCGGTTGTGCTCACTTACATCGGCATTGGTTACACCTTCGGGGCGATTATTCTCAAAGCTACCGGGGTTAAGATCATTTAG
- a CDS encoding HpcH/HpaI aldolase/citrate lyase family protein, whose product MRSVLFVPGNDEKKAAKALTSPADAVTLDLEDAVAYHCKEQARQTVRRILETKPARPVFIRINAADSPFILSDLQAVIDLPVRGLMLAKTSSAEQVGRVSWLMGLLEEAAGITPGTIPLLPFLETSAGISQAREIAAADRRVLTLALGGVDLSQEMGLNYPPESAGLLFARGALVTACAAAGLLPPLDTVWPHIKDSAGLAEEARLARRLGFGGKLIIHPAQIDPVNQAFSPTAAEIDFARRVVEAFEQAEASGLAVIQLDGRLIEYPVVRRAQRLLGWLDSGTP is encoded by the coding sequence ATGCGCTCGGTACTCTTTGTCCCCGGTAATGACGAAAAAAAAGCTGCCAAAGCCCTGACCTCACCTGCCGATGCAGTTACACTGGATCTGGAAGACGCTGTAGCATATCACTGCAAGGAGCAGGCCCGCCAAACCGTGCGCCGCATCCTGGAGACAAAACCTGCCCGCCCGGTCTTCATCCGCATCAATGCCGCCGACTCTCCCTTCATCCTGAGCGACCTGCAGGCCGTAATCGACCTGCCGGTGCGCGGCCTGATGCTGGCCAAGACCAGCAGTGCCGAACAAGTGGGCAGAGTTTCCTGGCTGATGGGCTTGCTGGAAGAAGCGGCCGGCATAACACCGGGCACCATTCCGCTGCTCCCCTTTCTGGAAACCAGCGCCGGGATTAGCCAGGCCCGGGAAATAGCGGCCGCAGACAGAAGGGTGCTCACCCTGGCTCTGGGCGGCGTGGATCTGTCCCAGGAAATGGGCCTGAATTACCCACCGGAAAGTGCCGGGCTGCTTTTTGCCCGCGGTGCGCTGGTGACGGCCTGCGCCGCGGCCGGACTGCTTCCCCCTCTGGACACCGTCTGGCCCCACATTAAAGACAGCGCCGGGCTGGCAGAAGAAGCCCGGTTGGCCCGCCGCCTGGGTTTTGGCGGCAAGTTGATCATCCACCCCGCCCAGATTGACCCGGTTAACCAGGCTTTTTCTCCCACTGCAGCGGAAATAGACTTTGCCCGCCGGGTGGTGGAAGCCTTTGAGCAGGCCGAAGCAAGCGGACTGGCGGTTATCCAGCTGGACGGCAGGCTGATTGAGTACCCCGTGGTGCGGCGTGCCCAGCGCCTGCTGGGTTGGCTGGATTCCGGTACACCTTAA
- a CDS encoding DUF421 domain-containing protein: protein MWQTIWRTLLVYIIVLVIVRIIGKRGIGQLSPFDFVVAIILAELATMPMQYPDLPLWHSILPLLVLALLEIMLSFAALHSYRLRQLLDGQPQIVIKEGRILKRELRKARYNLDDLMAQLREKGYPDVADVETGVLETSGRLSVVPRSHRRPLTPADLGIMPPKEGLPVVLVMDGTVIKENLRQAGRDLMWLERELAGLGLSPGRVFLATMNCAGQLFINELERE, encoded by the coding sequence ATGTGGCAAACAATCTGGCGTACTTTGCTGGTATACATCATTGTACTGGTCATTGTCCGCATTATTGGCAAGCGGGGTATCGGCCAACTTTCGCCCTTTGATTTTGTCGTGGCCATTATTCTGGCTGAACTGGCCACCATGCCCATGCAGTATCCCGATTTGCCGCTCTGGCACAGCATCCTGCCGCTGCTGGTACTGGCCCTGCTGGAAATCATGCTTTCTTTTGCTGCCCTGCACAGCTACCGGTTACGCCAGTTGCTGGATGGACAGCCCCAGATAGTAATCAAAGAAGGGCGAATTTTGAAAAGAGAATTGCGCAAGGCCCGTTATAACCTGGACGATTTAATGGCGCAGCTGCGGGAAAAGGGTTATCCCGATGTGGCTGACGTAGAAACCGGGGTGCTGGAAACTTCCGGCCGGCTCAGTGTGGTACCCCGGTCACACCGCCGGCCGCTCACACCGGCTGATTTGGGCATTATGCCGCCCAAAGAGGGACTTCCGGTGGTGCTGGTAATGGATGGGACGGTAATCAAGGAAAACTTGCGCCAGGCCGGTCGTGACCTAATGTGGTTGGAGCGGGAACTGGCGGGGTTGGGCCTTTCCCCCGGCCGGGTGTTTCTGGCCACCATGAACTGTGCCGGGCAGCTATTTATCAATGAGCTGGAGCGGGAGTAG